The region tacaaggactaaatccacAACATTTGCAAAATATAGGGACTTATACCAGAATTTAACCTAGTTTTGTTATAAATCTTAAGACCTTATATACACCTTTTTTTATGGAGGTATACTTTGATGTTGgtctcattcttttaaaaatgGGGCTTTACTTGGTCCGGTTCAGATTCATACTCCATGCTGAGGAACGGCGAAACTGGAGATTGGATAGGAACGTTTGAAGGACACAAGGGTGCTGTTTGGAGTGTTTGCTTGGATACAAACGCTTTACGTGCTGCTTCCGGTTCTGCCGACTTTAGTGCGTACGTGATTCCTTCTTCGATCCCTTTCTTTCGCATTATGTCGTCATACTAGGAAAGTTGTTCGTTTATTTCCGCATGTTGTGAAGGAACGTGTTGTCCATACGTAAACCCTGGCTATCTATAGTTTCATCTGCTGTTTCTTGATGAAAAAGTATGCCTTTTTATACAGGTAAGTATGGGATGCACTAACAGGTGACGTATTGCACTCGTTCGAGCACAAACATATAGTTCGAGCTTGCGCATTTTCTGAGGTAAAGTCTGTGCTTCCATTCCTTTTGCTCGGGGGAAATTACGAGAGTGTGCATATATGGTGTTTTATTTGTTTGAGTAACGTACGTCGTAGGAGCCATGTGGAATTTGGGATATTTTAAAGCTAGTTAGAGACAACAAGAAGGCGATCATAACCCATGTCTTCGGATCTGGTAACAGGATACTCACCTTCTATTAACCGGAGGAGTCGAGAAAGTCCTCTGTGTATATGATCTGAATTGTCCCGATGCACTTCCAAGAGAAGTAGATAAATCACCCGGTTCAGTCAGAACTGTTTCATGGATGCATAGTGATCAGACAATATTAAGTTCTTGCACTGATATGGGCGGTGTCAGGTATCGATTAACACGTATTTCACTTCAGTTTTTGTCATTGATTCCTCTCATGTGTGTGAATTGTTGAAAAGGAAGCAGTCTGGGTGTTTCCTGGCTTGTTGATTCATTGTGTACTTAATTTATATAGCATTTTCTTACGGTGTATATAACTGTCTTAATGCGTGTCTCTGTTTTCTTTGGCATCTATGTCCGTCTCTTGTGTTTACTGAATTTCTCGGCAGATTATGGGATGTAAGGAGTGGCGAAATAGTTAAAACACTAGAGACCGAGTCATCTGTGACCAGTGCTGAAGTGAGTCAAGATGGTCGATATATCACGACTGCGGATGGATCTACAGTTATGATCTGGGATGCAAACCAGTAAGTTCAGACTTTCAAGCCTGATTTTGGCCTGGTTTTTGTGTTAGGCTATTTGCTTTCATTGATCATTATATTCTGTTTCAGCTTTGGGTTGGTAAGGAGGTACAACATGCCATGCACTGTTGAATCAGCTTCATTGGAACCGATATATGGAAATAAATTCATTGCTGGAGGAGAAGATATGTGGGTTCGGGTTTTTGATTTCCAATCCGGGGACGAGATAGGTATGTTCTCATACATAAATTTGTGTATTGGACTGTACTTTCTTGTAATCACTGGTTTTACATCTGGTCCGCAGCATGTAACAAGGGTCATCATGGTCCAGTACACTGTGTGCGATTCTCACCGAAAGGGGAATCATATGCCTCAGGATCCGAGGATGGAACCATTAGAATATGGCACAGGCCCTTTGACCCATAATGACACAATTTGCAGCAAATGGATCAGTTTGAAAAATGGACGGATTACGCATTGCAGAAGAGAGCAAAATTGAGGACAAAGAAACCCGGACCGAGCAACAAGGGTGACCAATTTCAAGCCCTATTATCATAAGTATAGTTTTCCTTAATGTAGATAGAATCGGACATtgatcctcttttttttttcgtaTAGTTTTGAATCTGGTGCATAAATGGTATATCTCTGCATTGTATGTGAATAGCATAATCTCTAAgcaatagaataaaaaatatacaatatCTGTATTCGAAGCGTATTTCGACCGCACCTGATGTGGAAATGACCATCATCCTGGCATGCAAATGTAAGTATGAATCTCCAAAGTTATCTAGAATTACATGAGAGTTTCACTGTGATCATTGCGAGTCATTCGGGGATTTAGATGGTCGAGACCCTTGGAACATTAACCGGGAAGTTATGGATCTCATCCATCCATGGGTTTTTCTCCTTTGCTGGATTTGTCGTCCTCAAAGCTTTCCACACTGCACTGTTACACTTAAACCCGGAACCAAATGCAATTTGCCATGTTCGGTCCCCTTTCTTAATCCGACCTTTGGCTTCTGAGTAAGCCAATTCGTACCAAAGAGAACTACTAGAGGTGTTCCCAAACCGGTAAAGAGTCATTCTCGATGGTTCCATGTGCCATTCAGACAGCTGCAAATTCTTCTCCAGTTCATCTAAAACGGCTCTTCCACCGGCGTGAATGCAGAAATGCTCGAAAGCTAGCTTGAAATCTGGAATGTATGGCTTGATCTTCATTTTGAAAAGTTTCTTTCCAACCAATGTAGCGAAGAAAAGTAACTGCTCGGACATTGGAAGAACTAGAGGCCCCAATGTGGTGATGTTAGTCTTTAAGGCATCACCAGCAACCCCCATGAGATCCTTCGACAACGTAACACCGATCTGTCCCGTCGAGTCTTCTTCCTGTGTAACACACCCGAAGCACTTATCATCTGCACCCTTGTGGGTTCGAACGGTATGAACCAATTGGTATTTTGATCTTCTTCTATCGGAGCTTTTGTTTGAGAGTAATATTGCAGCCCCACCCATCCTAAATAAGCAATTCGAAACGAGCTTCGAACGATCATTCCCAAAGTACCAGTTCAAGGTAATGTTCTCCATACTGATAACCAATGTATACGTGTTTGGATGAACTTGAAGAAGATTTTTAGCAAGATCTATCGAAATCAAACCAGCACTACACCCCATTCCTCCTAAATTATAGCTTTGGATATTACCTCGAAGCTTGTAATGGTTAATAACCATGGCGGACAACGATGGTGTCGGATTAAACAAGCtgcaattcacaaccaaaatccCGATATCTTTTGGGTTTACCAAAGTTTTAGCCAAAAGCTCATCGATAGCACCATACATAACAGCTTCTGCTTCTTTTCTAGCTTCTTTCATCGAAGGATTAGGCGGTATATTAAGGACAGCCTCCGGAAGATACGTTGATTCCCCTAACCCCGACCTTTCGAGGATCTTACATTGAAACAAAAGATTCTCCTCCGTGAATGTACCAGCCATTTGAGACTGATCTACAAACATCTTTTTCGTGCATATCCGAGCCTTATCCGGTTTATAGCAAGAGAAATTAACAAGGTAAACAGGGCGAGGGCGAGTTAGAAAGTAAAGGGTCGATAAGAAAACGAGAAGCATCGAACAAATGATAACTGAAATGAGATTGTACTGTAGATGTTCCCAAAGATCATGAAGGTCTTGGATGGAAAACGTCGAAAGTTGCACGGCGATTACGACGACAAGTGGAGAAAGGAATAGGTACATTCCATGAGTAACTACATAATGGTAACCGAGCTTCACATATTTTAGCTTAACCGATTTCTTGAAATCGGGTAGGTTTCGTGTCGATGATCGGAGCAATGGTTGTTGATTTTCCGGTTTCGGCTCAGCCATCTTCTCCCCTGCAACAAGTTGAATCAATTCTATTATATCAAGCAGCAACAAGCAGAGTCATTCAAAACAACAATAATAGCACAAAtctattgataaaaattttgaaGCTTAAAAAGGGTAAAATTTCCTCCCCAATCCCTCTCAATATCagtaaagagcaaattggtccgtTTCAAAAGAATGAACAATTTAAtctttgtcaattttgaaaaagaGCAGCCAAAAAcaaaatttcaacaaatttaacctcaacatttacacatttcgGAGCTAAATTTATTAATCAAGGCTAAATTAATAAGATGTTTGAGGACTAAATTAGTTATTATACCATGGAAAACATTCTACATTCTATATCGATATTGAGATGAAACCTAACTTCAAATTGATAAATTACATGCATAGCCaaaggaaaattatgaaatttaatcctttttcttcaTCTTTGTCCTCAAAAAAATCCCTTTCACTTCAAGAATTTTGCAAACCCAAAtcataatttcacatcaaattaaTAAATTCTACATAGTTTTTATCAGATTTGAACAGTAGGGAATGCAtacaaattaaaaaccataatcATAACAACAATTAATTCGAGATTAATCCAAAAAAAACaagattagaaagaaaaactcacTTTAATCCCCGAAAGGGAACCTAAGACGACCActtgaatctctctattcaaGAACACGGCCACGGAGATCGAGAATACCAGAGAGGAAATTTCcaaaaataagattaaatataTGAGAAAAAAAGAGAGATCAATGGAtagtattaaaaattttgaaatgaatcgATCGAGtgttgtatatgtatatatatatatatataaacccctAAAACTGCTTTTTACTAAAATAGGGAAAATGGACAATGACGACGAACCTCGAATTGTCAACAAAGAAAAAGTGTTTATATAAATGAAATACTAATTTTGAATCAAGCTTTTTGGTATTTGAGTCGTCGATGAACTTTGCTTGCTGGTATGTTATTTGAACTCTCCGATCAACCTTTCGATCTCCGGAAAATATGGTGGAGAAACTAACTCCGATCAATACTATGCTTTGCTCCAGTAGTTGAACAATTTGGGgtttcattttataaaaatatcgtTGTAGGAGGCGAAAGAGAGAGAAAGGGACTTCTAATGTGGGGGGTAAGTCGTCGGAAACTGACGCAAGCGGGGTCGGGATATTGAACGGAGAATTTGAAGTTGGACGGTGATCGGCGGTAGTCTAGTCCGTGCTGCTAGCTCAGGTCGGGGTTAACAAACGTGCATGGCTTGCAtggttatatttttatgttaatcaCGTAAACATATAAACAAGGTAAAAATATCATAGAGTCCCCTCTATTAGGGGATAGAGTGCAATTTGCTCCCTTACTAAAGATTAAGTTAGTCTTTGTTAGAGAAAAAAAAGTCTTGTAATCAATTTCTAccattaaaaatttatccatatatGTCAGCATGACTGCATGAGGCATATGTGTCAT is a window of Gossypium hirsutum isolate 1008001.06 chromosome D08, Gossypium_hirsutum_v2.1, whole genome shotgun sequence DNA encoding:
- the LOC121220002 gene encoding 3-ketoacyl-CoA synthase 11, which produces MAEPKPENQQPLLRSSTRNLPDFKKSVKLKYVKLGYHYVVTHGMYLFLSPLVVVIAVQLSTFSIQDLHDLWEHLQYNLISVIICSMLLVFLSTLYFLTRPRPVYLVNFSCYKPDKARICTKKMFVDQSQMAGTFTEENLLFQCKILERSGLGESTYLPEAVLNIPPNPSMKEARKEAEAVMYGAIDELLAKTLVNPKDIGILVVNCSLFNPTPSLSAMVINHYKLRGNIQSYNLGGMGCSAGLISIDLAKNLLQVHPNTYTLVISMENITLNWYFGNDRSKLVSNCLFRMGGAAILLSNKSSDRRRSKYQLVHTVRTHKGADDKCFGCVTQEEDSTGQIGVTLSKDLMGVAGDALKTNITTLGPLVLPMSEQLLFFATLVGKKLFKMKIKPYIPDFKLAFEHFCIHAGGRAVLDELEKNLQLSEWHMEPSRMTLYRFGNTSSSSLWYELAYSEAKGRIKKGDRTWQIAFGSGFKCNSAVWKALRTTNPAKEKNPWMDEIHNFPVNVPRVSTI